A genomic region of Oceaniferula marina contains the following coding sequences:
- a CDS encoding polyprenyl synthetase family protein — protein sequence MPLIKNKPSVQVSFQLVKKELKLVESQILDQVKAFDPALEPYMDYICNTSGKRIRPALAILAGGATGGVNDDHLKIGVILELIHMSTLVHDDIIDGADTRRKVPTANAKWGNGMAVLLGDALFSHSLLLATEFDSIDICRKVGKASREVCQGEVIQTQRRFDLTLTKDDYFHIIEMKTGALFAAATGIAASLSEVSEDVETQLYNYGMKLGTAYQIYDDCLDLVGTEEEVGKTLRTDLEKGKLTLPLLNLIEQATPAQREKLNKRIIEQQPLDLPVLIGIAEYEGAVESALDTAANLLQEAREDLQILPASKWRSSLEEITSYLDGLLDKCRK from the coding sequence ATGCCGCTGATCAAAAACAAACCCAGTGTCCAGGTCTCTTTCCAGCTCGTAAAGAAGGAGCTCAAACTTGTCGAATCCCAGATTCTTGACCAAGTCAAGGCATTCGACCCTGCTCTCGAGCCCTACATGGACTACATCTGCAACACCAGCGGCAAACGCATCCGCCCTGCACTTGCCATCCTTGCCGGGGGAGCCACCGGCGGCGTAAACGACGACCATCTTAAAATCGGTGTCATTCTCGAGCTCATTCACATGTCCACCCTGGTCCATGATGACATCATCGATGGGGCGGATACCAGACGCAAAGTTCCGACAGCCAATGCCAAATGGGGCAATGGTATGGCCGTCCTTCTCGGTGATGCCCTGTTTTCACACTCACTGCTGCTGGCCACCGAATTCGACAGCATCGATATCTGCCGCAAAGTAGGCAAGGCCTCGCGGGAAGTCTGCCAGGGAGAAGTCATCCAGACCCAGCGTCGCTTTGACCTCACTTTGACCAAGGATGATTATTTTCATATCATCGAAATGAAAACCGGGGCGCTGTTCGCTGCTGCCACCGGTATTGCAGCTTCACTCTCAGAGGTCTCCGAGGATGTCGAAACCCAACTCTACAACTACGGAATGAAACTCGGCACCGCTTACCAGATCTACGACGATTGCCTGGATCTCGTAGGCACCGAGGAAGAGGTGGGAAAAACCCTGCGTACCGACCTCGAAAAAGGAAAACTCACCCTCCCCTTGCTCAACCTCATCGAGCAAGCAACCCCCGCCCAGCGTGAAAAGCTGAACAAACGCATCATCGAGCAACAGCCCCTCGACCTCCCGGTCCTGATTGGGATCGCGGAATACGAAGGCGCCGTGGAATCGGCCCTCGACACCGCTGCCAACTTACTCCAGGAAGCCAGAGAAGATCTTCAGATCCTGCCTGCAAGTAAGTGGCGC
- a CDS encoding shikimate kinase — protein sequence MDEETTSQASSSPVMQNILLVGFMGCGKSTIGRELHQVLGYPLIDSDEAIEQQAGKSIPDIFAQDGEASFRDLETQLLENLIQNETQHTIISTGGGIITNPANIPLLKQLGFVVWLACSPEVIFERTSRNSNRPLLQCDNPMELIHTLLDQRNPLYQEASHLKINSSNLEIDELTCGILESARYHFSAPNCPPLPQSSACTARNRQ from the coding sequence ATGGACGAAGAAACAACGTCACAAGCCAGCTCCTCACCAGTCATGCAGAATATCCTACTGGTCGGATTCATGGGCTGTGGCAAGTCCACAATCGGCCGGGAATTACACCAAGTCCTCGGCTACCCACTGATCGACAGCGACGAGGCCATCGAGCAGCAGGCAGGCAAGAGTATTCCTGACATCTTCGCCCAGGACGGAGAAGCTTCCTTCCGGGATCTGGAAACCCAACTTCTGGAAAACCTGATCCAAAACGAGACCCAGCATACCATTATCTCAACAGGAGGTGGGATCATCACCAACCCCGCAAACATCCCATTGCTCAAGCAGCTTGGGTTTGTCGTCTGGCTGGCATGCAGTCCCGAAGTCATCTTTGAACGCACCTCCCGCAACAGTAATCGCCCCCTGCTCCAATGCGACAACCCGATGGAGCTGATCCATACATTGCTGGACCAACGCAATCCGTTATACCAAGAGGCATCCCACTTGAAAATCAACAGTTCCAACCTTGAAATTGATGAACTCACCTGTGGCATCCTCGAAAGCGCCCGATATCACTTCAGCGCGCCCAATTGCCCCCCACTGCCGCAGAGTTCTGCTTGCACTGCACGGAATCGGCAATAG